One genomic region from Rosa rugosa chromosome 1, drRosRugo1.1, whole genome shotgun sequence encodes:
- the LOC133727084 gene encoding DNA repair protein recA homolog 3, mitochondrial isoform X2: MARLLQNALSIKRFLLPPQGYRSGLLGTCSQLCNFSSKGRKKSKSDGSDSGGENMSKKDLALQQALDQITDSFGKGSIMWLGRSGAPRNVEVVSTGSFSLDLALGTGGFPKGRVVEIYGPEASGKTTLALHVIAEAQKQGGYCVFVDAEHALDPTMAQAIGVKTENLLLSQPDCGEQALSLVDTLIRSGSVDVVVVDSVAALVPKGELDGEMGDAHMAMQARLMSQALRKLSHSLSLSQTILIFTNQVRAKLSTFGGFGGPQEVTCGGNALKFYASVRLNVRRIGLIKKGEETVGSQVQVKIVKNKLAPPFRTVLLELEFGKGLCRESELIDLGLKNKFIIKSGSHYNLNGQNFHGKDALKRFLSEDDAAREELALKLREKLVDAVEHKEADTEALNESPTEEIVSPDSTDEDAVTAVGA; the protein is encoded by the exons ATGGCGAGGCTTCTCCAAAACGCTCTCTCTATCAAACGCTTTCTATTACCGCCGCAG GGATATAGAAGTGGATTACTGGGCACTTGTTCTCAGCTTTGCAATTTTTCTTCTAAAG GTAGAAAGAAGTCCAAGTCTGATGGAAGTGACTCGGGCGGAGAGAATATGTCCAAGAAGGATTTAGCTCTCCAGCAAGCACTTGATCAGATTACAGATTCTTTTGGAAAGGGCTCTATAATGTGGCTTGGTCGGTCTGGCGCTCCCAGAAATGTTGAGGTTGTATCCACGGGATCTTTTTCTCTGGATCTGGCACTGGGAACCGGTGGCTTTCCTAAG GGACGTGTTGTGGAGATTTATGGTCCTGAGGCTTCTGGGAAAACTACTCTCGCTCTACATGTAATAGCTGAAGCACAGAAACAAGGAG GTTACTGTGTTTTTGTTGATGCTGAGCATGCTCTTGATCCTACAATGGCTCAGGCGATTGGGGTAAAGACCGAGAATCTACTTCTATCGCAACCTGATTGTGGAGAGCAAGCCCTCAGTCTTGTGGACACTCTAATCAGGAGTGGTTCAgttgatgttgttgttgttgacaGT GTGGCTGCCCTAGTGCCTAAAGGCGAACTTGATGGGGAGATGGGTGATGCTCATATGGCAATGCAGGCTAGGTTAATGAGTCAGGCGCTTCGGAAATTAAGTCACTCTTTATCTCTATCCCAGACAATATTAATCTTTACAAATCAG GTCAGGGCTAAGCTTTCGACTTTTGGAGGATTTGGTGGGCCTCAAGAAGTTACTTGTGGTGGCAATGCTTTGAAGTTCTATGCCTCAGTCCGCCTTAATGTTAGGAGAATAGGGCTTATCAAGAAGGGTGAAGAG ACGGTAGGGAGTCAAGTTCAAGTGAAGATAGTGAAGAACAAGCTTGCTCCACCATTTAGAACTGTTCTGTTGGAGCTCGAGTTTGGGAAGGGTTTATGTCGTGAATCGGAGCTCATCGACTTGGGATTAAAAAACAAATTCATCATAAAAAGTGGTTCACATTATAATTTAAATGGTCAAAACTTTCATGGCAAAGATGCTTTGAAAAGGTTTTTGTCTGAGGATGATGCTGCTAGGGAAGAACTTGCATTGAAGTTGAGGGAGAAGCTAGTTGATGCTGTGGAACACAAGGAAGCAGACACAGAAGCTTTAAATGAAAGTCCAACTGAGGAAATTGTTTCACCAGATTCTACTGATGAAGATGCAGTTACAGCAGTTGGAGCGTAA
- the LOC133727082 gene encoding putative transcription factor bHLH041 isoform X2 yields the protein MKALAPIFLNSSSSLLAALTFAYGGLIFPKNQPGSSSSSGPSLARRLFDEYRLSMFPIVQNECVPGFAFRNGLAYVELQEMDLLRLASVQIQKQFYQEARIKTAVFMGCKSGEIELGFSNVSQMNVKKELIMRSWMLPEAFCRSQLSPRTVEVVSTRANTEQQNQLSSSSSSLRSHSTMDSPEYSSLLFNTIQTSTAPTSLNMTADQVYNTTNFTSSLQPIVSPNINIFSSTSSSTNPHQQAMQAFSRIRGNIQLPAPEIEDAEITRAILAVLTSPSPSSSPSISSHQSVPPALKDDPAPSPSHLKPKPSSAFKNYISSPLAPRTQTKGAANLAVRKQTMVKRSISFLRSLNLLRIRDQGMQAATRPTTSQLHHMISERKRREKLNESFHSLKSLLPPGTKKDKASVLTTARDYLTSLKGQVDELSKRNQQLEAAARLIAKEEEEEAAGSSSTERVTVTLTHVSGSSTDQDQQIIALQVIVRSGERSTEDMVIRILEFLKQVKNLSLMSMEASTWKTELHPNINRVVLRLRVDDQANEWDESAFQEAVRRVVADLAQR from the exons ATGAAGGCTCTCGCGCCAATTTTCTTAAACTCGTCAAGCAGTCTTTTAGCTGCTCTTACATTTGCTTATGGCGGTCTTATATTCCCAA AAAATCAACCCGGtagctcttcttcttctggacCTAGTCTAGCTAGGAGGCTTTTCGACGAGTATCGGCTGTCAATGTTCCCGATTGTCCAAAATGA ATGTGTTCCAGGATTCGCTTTCAGGAATGGTCTTGCCTACGTAGAGTTGCAAGAAATGGATCTCCTAAGACTGGCATCAGTTCAAATTCAGAAGCAATTTTATCAGGAAGCAAGAATTAAG ACTGCAGTTTTCATGGGGTGCAAGAGTGGAGAGATTGAGCTCGGCTTCTCCAATGTGTCTCAA ATGAACGTAAAGAAGGAACTGATCATGAGAAGCTGGATGCTGCCAGAAGCTTTCTGTAGATCACAATTATCTCCACGTACAGTTGAAGTAGTTAGTACTAGAGCAAATACTGAGCAGCAAAACCAACtttcatcatcttcctcatctTTGAGATCGCACTCAACCATGGATAGCCCCGAATATTcatccctcctcttcaacactATCCAAACATCTACCGCACCTACTTCTCTCAATATGACAGCTGATCAAGTCTATAATACTACAAACTTTACTTCATCATTGCAACCAATTGTATCACCAAATATAAACATATTTAGCAGTACTAGTAGTAGTACTAATCCTCATCAACAGGCCATGCAAGCATTTTCTCGAATTCGAGGGAACATCCAATTACCAGCTCCTGAGATCGAAGATGCTGAAATTACAAGAGCAATCCTTGCCGTCCTGACTTCTCCTTCACCTTCTTCATCTCCTTCTATATCTTCACACCAATCAGTACCTCCAGCATTGAAGGATGATCCGGCCCCTAGTCCTAGTCATCTAAAGCCGAAACCCAGCAGTGCTTTCAAGAATTATATCTCATCGCCTTTGGCCCCAAGAACACAAACGAAAGGCGCTGCTAATTTAGCAGTACGTAAGCAAACTATGGTGAAGAGATCGATTTCCTTCTTGAGAAGCTTAAATTTACTGAGAATTCGCGATCAGGGTATGCAAGCTGCCACCCGCCCCACAACAAGTCAGTTGCATCATATGATATCTGAGCGCAAAAGGCGTGAGAAACTCAACGAAAGCTTTCATTCTTTGAAATCTCTACTTCCTCCTGGAACCAAG AAAGACAAAGCATCAGTGCTTACAACTGCAAGGGACTACTTAACTAGTTTAAAAGGTCAAGTTGATGAGCTTAGCAAACGAAACCAGCAGTTAGAGGCAGCTGCAAGGCTTatagcaaaagaagaagaagaagaagcagctggCTCCTCATCAACAGAAAGAGTTACTGTGACGCTTACGCATGTATCTGGCTCGAGCACAGATCAAGATCAGCAAATTATTGCCTTGCAAGTGATTGTGAGATCAGGAGAACGTTCGACCGAAGATATGGTAATTAGAATCTTGGAATTCTTGAAGCAAGTTAAGAACTTGAGCTTGATGTCCATGGAAGCAAGTACTTGGAAAACAGAATTACATCCCAACATCAACCGCGTGGTCTTGAGATTAAGAGTTGATGATCAG GCGAACGAATGGGACGAGTCTGCCTTCCAGGAAGCAGTGAGAAGGGTGGTTGCTGACTTGGCACAGAGATAA
- the LOC133727084 gene encoding DNA repair protein recA homolog 3, mitochondrial isoform X1 has protein sequence MARLLQNALSIKRFLLPPQGYRSGLLGTCSQLCNFSSKGRKKSKSDGSDSGGENMSKKDLALQQALDQITDSFGKGSIMWLGRSGAPRNVEVVSTGSFSLDLALGTGGFPKGRVVEIYGPEASGKTTLALHVIAEAQKQGGYCVFVDAEHALDPTMAQAIGVKTENLLLSQPDCGEQALSLVDTLIRSGSVDVVVVDSVSKVAALVPKGELDGEMGDAHMAMQARLMSQALRKLSHSLSLSQTILIFTNQVRAKLSTFGGFGGPQEVTCGGNALKFYASVRLNVRRIGLIKKGEETVGSQVQVKIVKNKLAPPFRTVLLELEFGKGLCRESELIDLGLKNKFIIKSGSHYNLNGQNFHGKDALKRFLSEDDAAREELALKLREKLVDAVEHKEADTEALNESPTEEIVSPDSTDEDAVTAVGA, from the exons ATGGCGAGGCTTCTCCAAAACGCTCTCTCTATCAAACGCTTTCTATTACCGCCGCAG GGATATAGAAGTGGATTACTGGGCACTTGTTCTCAGCTTTGCAATTTTTCTTCTAAAG GTAGAAAGAAGTCCAAGTCTGATGGAAGTGACTCGGGCGGAGAGAATATGTCCAAGAAGGATTTAGCTCTCCAGCAAGCACTTGATCAGATTACAGATTCTTTTGGAAAGGGCTCTATAATGTGGCTTGGTCGGTCTGGCGCTCCCAGAAATGTTGAGGTTGTATCCACGGGATCTTTTTCTCTGGATCTGGCACTGGGAACCGGTGGCTTTCCTAAG GGACGTGTTGTGGAGATTTATGGTCCTGAGGCTTCTGGGAAAACTACTCTCGCTCTACATGTAATAGCTGAAGCACAGAAACAAGGAG GTTACTGTGTTTTTGTTGATGCTGAGCATGCTCTTGATCCTACAATGGCTCAGGCGATTGGGGTAAAGACCGAGAATCTACTTCTATCGCAACCTGATTGTGGAGAGCAAGCCCTCAGTCTTGTGGACACTCTAATCAGGAGTGGTTCAgttgatgttgttgttgttgacaGTGTAAGTAAG GTGGCTGCCCTAGTGCCTAAAGGCGAACTTGATGGGGAGATGGGTGATGCTCATATGGCAATGCAGGCTAGGTTAATGAGTCAGGCGCTTCGGAAATTAAGTCACTCTTTATCTCTATCCCAGACAATATTAATCTTTACAAATCAG GTCAGGGCTAAGCTTTCGACTTTTGGAGGATTTGGTGGGCCTCAAGAAGTTACTTGTGGTGGCAATGCTTTGAAGTTCTATGCCTCAGTCCGCCTTAATGTTAGGAGAATAGGGCTTATCAAGAAGGGTGAAGAG ACGGTAGGGAGTCAAGTTCAAGTGAAGATAGTGAAGAACAAGCTTGCTCCACCATTTAGAACTGTTCTGTTGGAGCTCGAGTTTGGGAAGGGTTTATGTCGTGAATCGGAGCTCATCGACTTGGGATTAAAAAACAAATTCATCATAAAAAGTGGTTCACATTATAATTTAAATGGTCAAAACTTTCATGGCAAAGATGCTTTGAAAAGGTTTTTGTCTGAGGATGATGCTGCTAGGGAAGAACTTGCATTGAAGTTGAGGGAGAAGCTAGTTGATGCTGTGGAACACAAGGAAGCAGACACAGAAGCTTTAAATGAAAGTCCAACTGAGGAAATTGTTTCACCAGATTCTACTGATGAAGATGCAGTTACAGCAGTTGGAGCGTAA
- the LOC133727082 gene encoding putative transcription factor bHLH041 isoform X1: MDTAFELDEGSRANFLKLVKQSFSCSYICLWRSYIPNCLLFFDGVYDEENQPGSSSSSGPSLARRLFDEYRLSMFPIVQNECVPGFAFRNGLAYVELQEMDLLRLASVQIQKQFYQEARIKTAVFMGCKSGEIELGFSNVSQMNVKKELIMRSWMLPEAFCRSQLSPRTVEVVSTRANTEQQNQLSSSSSSLRSHSTMDSPEYSSLLFNTIQTSTAPTSLNMTADQVYNTTNFTSSLQPIVSPNINIFSSTSSSTNPHQQAMQAFSRIRGNIQLPAPEIEDAEITRAILAVLTSPSPSSSPSISSHQSVPPALKDDPAPSPSHLKPKPSSAFKNYISSPLAPRTQTKGAANLAVRKQTMVKRSISFLRSLNLLRIRDQGMQAATRPTTSQLHHMISERKRREKLNESFHSLKSLLPPGTKKDKASVLTTARDYLTSLKGQVDELSKRNQQLEAAARLIAKEEEEEAAGSSSTERVTVTLTHVSGSSTDQDQQIIALQVIVRSGERSTEDMVIRILEFLKQVKNLSLMSMEASTWKTELHPNINRVVLRLRVDDQANEWDESAFQEAVRRVVADLAQR; this comes from the exons ATGGACACTGCGTTCGAGCTCGATGAAGGCTCTCGCGCCAATTTTCTTAAACTCGTCAAGCAGTCTTTTAGCTGCTCTTACATTTGCTTATGGCGGTCTTATATTCCCAA CTGTTTATTGTTTTTTGATGGTGTTTATGATGAAGAAAATCAACCCGGtagctcttcttcttctggacCTAGTCTAGCTAGGAGGCTTTTCGACGAGTATCGGCTGTCAATGTTCCCGATTGTCCAAAATGA ATGTGTTCCAGGATTCGCTTTCAGGAATGGTCTTGCCTACGTAGAGTTGCAAGAAATGGATCTCCTAAGACTGGCATCAGTTCAAATTCAGAAGCAATTTTATCAGGAAGCAAGAATTAAG ACTGCAGTTTTCATGGGGTGCAAGAGTGGAGAGATTGAGCTCGGCTTCTCCAATGTGTCTCAA ATGAACGTAAAGAAGGAACTGATCATGAGAAGCTGGATGCTGCCAGAAGCTTTCTGTAGATCACAATTATCTCCACGTACAGTTGAAGTAGTTAGTACTAGAGCAAATACTGAGCAGCAAAACCAACtttcatcatcttcctcatctTTGAGATCGCACTCAACCATGGATAGCCCCGAATATTcatccctcctcttcaacactATCCAAACATCTACCGCACCTACTTCTCTCAATATGACAGCTGATCAAGTCTATAATACTACAAACTTTACTTCATCATTGCAACCAATTGTATCACCAAATATAAACATATTTAGCAGTACTAGTAGTAGTACTAATCCTCATCAACAGGCCATGCAAGCATTTTCTCGAATTCGAGGGAACATCCAATTACCAGCTCCTGAGATCGAAGATGCTGAAATTACAAGAGCAATCCTTGCCGTCCTGACTTCTCCTTCACCTTCTTCATCTCCTTCTATATCTTCACACCAATCAGTACCTCCAGCATTGAAGGATGATCCGGCCCCTAGTCCTAGTCATCTAAAGCCGAAACCCAGCAGTGCTTTCAAGAATTATATCTCATCGCCTTTGGCCCCAAGAACACAAACGAAAGGCGCTGCTAATTTAGCAGTACGTAAGCAAACTATGGTGAAGAGATCGATTTCCTTCTTGAGAAGCTTAAATTTACTGAGAATTCGCGATCAGGGTATGCAAGCTGCCACCCGCCCCACAACAAGTCAGTTGCATCATATGATATCTGAGCGCAAAAGGCGTGAGAAACTCAACGAAAGCTTTCATTCTTTGAAATCTCTACTTCCTCCTGGAACCAAG AAAGACAAAGCATCAGTGCTTACAACTGCAAGGGACTACTTAACTAGTTTAAAAGGTCAAGTTGATGAGCTTAGCAAACGAAACCAGCAGTTAGAGGCAGCTGCAAGGCTTatagcaaaagaagaagaagaagaagcagctggCTCCTCATCAACAGAAAGAGTTACTGTGACGCTTACGCATGTATCTGGCTCGAGCACAGATCAAGATCAGCAAATTATTGCCTTGCAAGTGATTGTGAGATCAGGAGAACGTTCGACCGAAGATATGGTAATTAGAATCTTGGAATTCTTGAAGCAAGTTAAGAACTTGAGCTTGATGTCCATGGAAGCAAGTACTTGGAAAACAGAATTACATCCCAACATCAACCGCGTGGTCTTGAGATTAAGAGTTGATGATCAG GCGAACGAATGGGACGAGTCTGCCTTCCAGGAAGCAGTGAGAAGGGTGGTTGCTGACTTGGCACAGAGATAA